One window of Henckelia pumila isolate YLH828 unplaced genomic scaffold, ASM3356847v2 CTG_525:::fragment_3, whole genome shotgun sequence genomic DNA carries:
- the LOC140873168 gene encoding probable auxin efflux carrier component 1b produces the protein MITITDLYHVLTAVVPLYVAMILAYGSVKWWKIFSPDQCSGINRFVALFAVPLLSFHFISSNNPYAMNYRFIFADTLQKIIVLFVLALWSRISSRGSLEWSITLFSISTLPNTLVMGIPLLKGMYGDFSGSLMVQIVVLQCIIWYTLMLFLFEYRGARTLISEQFPDTAGSIVSFRVDSDVLSLDGKEPLETEAEVGENGRLHVTVRKSISSMSEIFSRKSNGFNISGASLTPRPSNLTNAEIYSVQSSRNPTPRGSNFNNSDVYSVVNGKNFGNVSPRQSNYGHLGYDEENGHGNLSRTNAGYPAPASAGLFSPVVGPVVKKKISGGDGGRDLHMFVWSSSASPVSEGGIHVFRGGDCGNEPPHLGANSKDYEGENFRFRNEKGPSGMDQRGPVPSKLGSGSTSVLYPKTSVEDKKVTMPPTSVMTRLILIMVWRKLIRNPNTYSSLFGLTWSLVSFKWHVEMPAIIAKSISILSDAGLGMAMFSLGLFMALQPRMIACGKSVAAFSMFIRFLMGPAVMAAASIVVGLRGVLLHVAIVQAALPQGIVPFVFAKEYNVHPDILSTGVIFGMLIALPITLVYYILLGL, from the exons ATGATCACAATCACAGATTTATACCATGTTCTCACAGCCGTGGTTCCACTCTATGTGGCCATGATCTTGGCCTATGGCTCAGTGAAATGGTGGAAAATCTTCAGCCCAGATCAATGTTCAGGCATCAACAGATTCGTGGCGCTATTTGCAGTGCCTCTCCTCTCTTTTCacttcatctcctccaacaATCCTTATGCCATGAACTACAGGTTCATTTTTGCTGACACTCTTCAAAAAATCATTGTACTTTTTGTTCTTGCCCTTTGGTCCAGGATTAGCTCCAGGGGATCCCTTGAATGGTCAATAACTCTTTTCTCAATATCCACACTGCCAAACACTCTAGTGATGGGGATCCCTCTCTTGAAAGGAATGTATGGTGATTTTTCGGGTAGTTTAATGGTTCAGATTGTGGTGCTTCAGTGTATCATTTGGTACACTTTGATGCTTTTCTTGTTTGAGTATAGAGGAGCAAGAACACTCATCAGTGAGCAGTTTCCAGACACTGCAGGCTCCATTGTTTCGTTTAGAGTTGATTCTGATGTGCTTTCTTTGGATGGGAAAGAGCCCTTAGAAACTGAAGCTGAGGTTGGTGAGAATGGGAGGCTTCACGTGACTGTGAGAAAATCTATCAGTTCTATGTCCGAAATCTTTTCCAGAAAATCAAATGGGTTCAACATTTCTGGTGCTTCTTTGACTCCTAGACCGTCAAACTTAACCAATGCAGAGATTTATTCCGTGCAGTCATCAAGAAATCCAACTCCCAGGGGCTCAAACTTTAACAATAGTGATGTTTATTCAGTAGTTAATGGGAAGAATTTTGGCAATGTTAGTCCACGGCAGTCAAACTATGGGCATTTGGGATATGATGAAGAGAATGGGCATGGGAATTTATCCAGGACTAATGCGGGTTACCCTGCACCTGCAAGTGCTGGATTATTCTCTCCTGTTGTAGGGCCAGTGGTGAAGAAGAAGATCAGTGGCGGCGACGGTGGTAGAGACCTTCACATGTTTGTGTGGAGTTCTAGTGCTTCACCAGTTTCTGAAGGTGGCATTCATGTGTTTAGAGGAGGTGACTGTGGGAATGAGCCTCCTCACCTTGGAGCTAACTCCAAAG ACTACGAAGGAGAAAATTTTAGGTTCCGAAATGAGAAGGGTCCGAGTGGGATGGACCAAAGAGGACCGGTTCCGTCCAAGCTCGGTTCTGGCTCCACTTCGGTGCTTTACCCGAAAACTAGTGTTGAAGACAAGAAAGTCACTATGCCACCAACCAGTGTAATGACCAGGCTCATACTGATTATGGTGTGGCGAAAGCTAATTAGGAATCCGAATACTTACTCCAGTCTCTTCGGACTTACATGGTCTTTGGTTTCATTCAA GTGGCATGTTGAGATGCCTGCTATAATAGCCAAGTCGATATCAATTCTATCTGATGCTGGTCTTGGAATGGCAATGTTTAGCCTTG GACTATTCATGGCTCTCCAGCCCAGAATGATTGCTTGTGGGAAATCAGTCGCTGCTTTTTCCATGTTCATTCGATTCCTCATGGGACCTGCAGTAATGGCTGCTGCTTCAATCGTTGTTGGACTACGAGGAGTGCTGTTACACGTCGCAATAGTTCAG GCGGCGCTTCCACAGGGAATCGTCCCTTTTGTTTTCGCAAAGGAATACAATGTCCATCCTGATATACTGAGCACAGG TGTCATATTCGGGATGCTAATAGCTCTACCAATCACTCTAGTTTACTACATCTTGTTGGGACTTTAA
- the LOC140873070 gene encoding uncharacterized protein, producing MQSNCGDTSTLEPWLRLDNKVVMVTGASSGIGREFCLDLGKAGCRIIAAARRVDRLRSLCTEINNGLGSSASDEPGRDQPRAVAVELDISATGPAIEASVQKAWDAFGKIDVLINNAGVRGRLHTPLDLAEEEWDDIIKTNLTGTWLVSKHVCSHMRDAKCGGSVINISSIGGLDRGHLPGGIAYSCSKTAINSMTKVMALELGAYKIRVNSISPGLFKSEITQGLVQKEWLKRVEWRIIPLRTSGTTDPALTSLLRYLIHDSSEYVTGNLFIVDSGVTLPGVPIFSSL from the exons ATGCAGAGCAATTGCGGAGACACGAGCACCTTGGAGCCATGGCTTCGGCTGGATAACAAGGTGGTGATGGTGACCGGGGCGTCGTCCGGGATAGGCCGCGAATTCTGCCTTGATTTGGGCAAAGCCGGCTGCAGAATCATTGCCGCGGCTCGGCGTGTCGATCGGCTACGATCACTGTGTACTGAGATCAACAACGGGCTCGGCTCCTCCGCCTCAGACGAGCCGGGCCGAGATCAACCCAGAGCCGTGGCGGTGGAGCTTGATATCAGCGCTACTGGGCCCGCGATTGAGGCGTCAGTGCAGAAGGCGTGGGATGCGTTTGGAAAAATCGACGTTTTGATCAACAATGCTGGAGTGAGAG GTCGCCTCCACACCCCACTAGATTTGGCAGAGGAAGAATGGGACGATATAATTAAGACAAACTTAACTGGAACAtggttggtatcaaagcatgtcTGTTCGCATATGCGTGATGCCAAGTGTGGTGGATCTGTGATTAATATATCTTCGATTGGTGGTCTGGATCGTGGCCATTTACCTGGTGGCATTGCATATTCTTGTTCCAAGACTGCCATCAACTCAATGACAAAG GTCATGGCCCTGGAACTTGGAGCATACAAAATAAGAGTGAACTCCATATCTCCTGGACTTTTCAAATCAGAGATAACGCAAGGTCTTGTTCAAAAGGAATGGCTCAAAAGAGTGGAATGGAGGATAATCCCGCTTAGAACTTCTGGGACGACGGATCCGGCGTTGACATCGCTGCTACGGTATTTAATCCATGATTCTTCCGAGTATGTCACTGGCAATCTGTTTATTGTTGACTCGGGTGTCACTCTACCGGGAGTCCCCATATTTTCATCACTTTGA
- the LOC140873058 gene encoding 10 kDa chaperonin, mitochondrial-like → MAKRLLPLLNRVLVEKITPPSKTSSGILLPERTAKLNSGKVVAVGPGCRDVEGKLIPVSVKEGDTVLLPEYGGTEVKLSEKEYHLYRDDDILGTLHE, encoded by the exons ATGGCGAAGCGCCTGTTACCACTCCTGAACCGTGTTCTAGTTGAAAAAATTACCCCACCTTCCAAAACCAGTTCGGGCATTCTTCTTCCTGAGAGGACAGCTAAG CTGAACTCTGGTAAAGTTGTGGCTGTTGGGCCTGGATGCCGTGATGTGGAAGGAAAGCTGATTCCTGTGAGTGTCAAGGAAGGAGATACTGTTTTGCTGCCGGAATATGGAGGAACTGAGGTGAAGCTCAGTGAAAAAGA GTATCATCTGTATCGAGATGATGACATTCTGGGAACTCTGCACGAGTGA
- the LOC140873057 gene encoding serine carboxypeptidase-like 45 isoform X1, translating into MVLSQLPWPILVIICVMQMYMSAVKSDKIVSLPGQPKVSFQQYSGYITIDESQKRSFFYYFVEAETEPDSKPLVLWLNGGPGCSSVGAGAFSEHGPFKPSGNILVKNDYSWNKEANMIYLESPAGVGFSYSANKSYYESVDDEMTAKDNLVFLENWFDKFPEYKHRDFYISGESYGGHYVPQLAELIVQSKAKINLKGIAIGNPLLEFNTDFNSRAEYLWSHGLISDAAYHEFTFVCNYSQIRRQYQNGEVTPVCSRVIKLVTAEIGKFIDSYDITLDVCLSSVLGQSKVLNQLQQDEPKIDVCVEDETDVYLNRKDVQKAFHANLIGVNKWSICSDVLHYDFKNLETPTIGILGSLVKSKIRVLVYSGDQDSVLPLIGTRTLVNKLAKEMGLNTTVSYSPWFEGRQVGGWSQVYGDFLSFATIRGASHEAPFSQPKRSLVLFGSFVRGQPLPQVNNIANNGP; encoded by the exons ATGGTACTGTCTCAGCTGCCATGGCCAATCTTGGTAATAATCTGTGTAATGCAGATGTATATGTCAGCAGTTAAATCTGATAAAATAGTAAGTCTACCCGGTCAACCAAAGGTTAGTTTTCAGCAATATTCAGGTTATATTACCATCGATGAATCGCAGAAAAGGTCATTCTTTTACTACTTTGTGGAGGCTGAAACTGAGCCAGATTCGAAGCCTCTTGTTCTTTGGTTAAATGGAG GGCCTGGTTGCTCATCTGTAGGAGCGGGGGCTTTCAGTGAGCATGGACCCTTTAAGCCAAGTGGCAACATTTTAGTGAAAAATGACTATAGCTGGAATAAGG AGGCAAACATGATATACTTGGAATCGCCTGCCGGAGTTGGCTTCTCTTATTCTGCAAATAAATCGTACTATGAATCCGTGGACGACGAAATGACAG CCAAAGACAACCTTGTTTTCCTCGAAAACTGGTTCGATAAATTCCCGGAATACAAGCACAGAGATTTTTACATCTCCGGGGAAAGTTATGGTG GGCATTATGTTCCACAACTAGCGGAACTCATTGTACAATCCAAAGCAAAGATCAATCTTAAGGGAATCGCC ATAGGAAATCCACTTCTTGAATTCAATACGGATTTCAACTCGAGGGCCGAATACCTGTGGTCACATGGACTGATATCTGATGCTGCATATCATGAATTCACATTTGTTTGCAACTATTCACAAATCAGAAGGCAGTATCAGAACGGCGAAGTTACACCGGTTTGCTCTCGGGTTATAAAACTGGTTACTGCAGAGATCGGAAAATTCATCGATTCTTATGATATCACACTCGACGTTTGTTTGTCGTCGGTTCTTGGGCAATCCAAGGTTCTAAATCAACTG CAGCAAGATGAACCCAAGATTGATGTGTGTGTAGAGGATGAAACAGACGTGTACTTGAACAGAAAAGATGTGCAGAAAGCTTTCCATGCGAACCTCATTGGAGTCAACAAGTGGAGCATTTGTAGCGA TGTGCTGCATTATGATTTCAAGAATCTCGAGACGCCAACTATCGGTATTCTGGGTTCTCTTGTCAAGTCCAAGATTCGTGTATTAGTTTACAG CGGCGACCAAGACTCGGTTCTCCCACTAATCGGAACTCGGACTCTGGTTAACAAGTTGGCAAAAGAAATGGGATTGAATACAACGGTCTCGTACAGCCCCTGGTTTGAGGGAAGACAG GTAGGTGGTTGGTCGCAAGTATATGGAGACTTCTTATCATTTGCTACCATAAGAGGAGCTTCTCATGAAGCCCCATTTTCCCAACCCAAGAGATCGCTGGTTCTGTTCGGTTCCTTTGTTCGAGGCCAGCCGCTTCCTCAAGTTAATAATATTGCTAACAATGGCCCATAG
- the LOC140873057 gene encoding serine carboxypeptidase-like 45 isoform X2, whose translation MVLSQLPWPILVIICVMQMYMSAVKSDKIVSLPGQPKVSFQQYSGYITIDESQKRSFFYYFVEAETEPDSKPLVLWLNGGPGCSSVGAGAFSEHGPFKPSGNILVKNDYSWNKEANMIYLESPAGVGFSYSANKSYYESVDDEMTAKDNLVFLENWFDKFPEYKHRDFYISGESYGGHYVPQLAELIVQSKAKINLKGIAIGNPLLEFNTDFNSRAEYLWSHGLISDAAYHEFTFVCNYSQIRRQYQNGEVTPVCSRVIKLVTAEIGKFIDSYDITLDVCLSSVLGQSKVLNQLQDEPKIDVCVEDETDVYLNRKDVQKAFHANLIGVNKWSICSDVLHYDFKNLETPTIGILGSLVKSKIRVLVYSGDQDSVLPLIGTRTLVNKLAKEMGLNTTVSYSPWFEGRQVGGWSQVYGDFLSFATIRGASHEAPFSQPKRSLVLFGSFVRGQPLPQVNNIANNGP comes from the exons ATGGTACTGTCTCAGCTGCCATGGCCAATCTTGGTAATAATCTGTGTAATGCAGATGTATATGTCAGCAGTTAAATCTGATAAAATAGTAAGTCTACCCGGTCAACCAAAGGTTAGTTTTCAGCAATATTCAGGTTATATTACCATCGATGAATCGCAGAAAAGGTCATTCTTTTACTACTTTGTGGAGGCTGAAACTGAGCCAGATTCGAAGCCTCTTGTTCTTTGGTTAAATGGAG GGCCTGGTTGCTCATCTGTAGGAGCGGGGGCTTTCAGTGAGCATGGACCCTTTAAGCCAAGTGGCAACATTTTAGTGAAAAATGACTATAGCTGGAATAAGG AGGCAAACATGATATACTTGGAATCGCCTGCCGGAGTTGGCTTCTCTTATTCTGCAAATAAATCGTACTATGAATCCGTGGACGACGAAATGACAG CCAAAGACAACCTTGTTTTCCTCGAAAACTGGTTCGATAAATTCCCGGAATACAAGCACAGAGATTTTTACATCTCCGGGGAAAGTTATGGTG GGCATTATGTTCCACAACTAGCGGAACTCATTGTACAATCCAAAGCAAAGATCAATCTTAAGGGAATCGCC ATAGGAAATCCACTTCTTGAATTCAATACGGATTTCAACTCGAGGGCCGAATACCTGTGGTCACATGGACTGATATCTGATGCTGCATATCATGAATTCACATTTGTTTGCAACTATTCACAAATCAGAAGGCAGTATCAGAACGGCGAAGTTACACCGGTTTGCTCTCGGGTTATAAAACTGGTTACTGCAGAGATCGGAAAATTCATCGATTCTTATGATATCACACTCGACGTTTGTTTGTCGTCGGTTCTTGGGCAATCCAAGGTTCTAAATCAACTG CAAGATGAACCCAAGATTGATGTGTGTGTAGAGGATGAAACAGACGTGTACTTGAACAGAAAAGATGTGCAGAAAGCTTTCCATGCGAACCTCATTGGAGTCAACAAGTGGAGCATTTGTAGCGA TGTGCTGCATTATGATTTCAAGAATCTCGAGACGCCAACTATCGGTATTCTGGGTTCTCTTGTCAAGTCCAAGATTCGTGTATTAGTTTACAG CGGCGACCAAGACTCGGTTCTCCCACTAATCGGAACTCGGACTCTGGTTAACAAGTTGGCAAAAGAAATGGGATTGAATACAACGGTCTCGTACAGCCCCTGGTTTGAGGGAAGACAG GTAGGTGGTTGGTCGCAAGTATATGGAGACTTCTTATCATTTGCTACCATAAGAGGAGCTTCTCATGAAGCCCCATTTTCCCAACCCAAGAGATCGCTGGTTCTGTTCGGTTCCTTTGTTCGAGGCCAGCCGCTTCCTCAAGTTAATAATATTGCTAACAATGGCCCATAG
- the LOC140873128 gene encoding uncharacterized protein, with product MVPSKSVSKTPLEMWNGRIPNLRHIRIWGCPAYVLKRKMDKMESRSEACVFVGYPKETRGYYFYSPQDKKVFVSTNATFLEDRYIEDRESKSKVLLEEIVETSSTPEIRTEPTQFDFTSIPPLITVFRTTDMVEDNVPNVNSPHRTDIENEAHGEEANSRNQQSNPINQKPPRLRRSERVIRPPSRYLLYGESLEAVSIEQEEDPITYKEAMEDIDADQ from the coding sequence ATGGTTCCTTCTAAGTCTGTCTCTAAGACACCCCTAGAAATGTGGAATGGGCGTATACCCAATCTAAGACATATTCGGATATGGGGATGTCCTGCGTATGTGCTCAAGAGAAAGATGGATAAAATGGAATCTAGATCAGAAGCATGTGTGTTTGTTGGATATCCTAAGGAAACGAGAGGATACTACTTCTATAGTCCTCAGGATAAGAAGGTATTTGTGAGTACAAATGCAACTTTCTTAGAGGACAGATACATAGAAGATCGTGAATCAAAGAGTAAGGTTCTTTTGGAAGAGATTGTTGAAACATCATCTACTCCAGAGATCCGCACTGAACCTACTCAGTTTGATTTCACATCTATACCACCATTAATCACTGTTTTTCGAACAACTGATATGGTGGAAGATAATGTTCCTAATGTTAATTCACCTCACCGTACCGACATAGAGAATGAGGCACATGGTGAAGAAGCAAACTCAAGGAACCAacaatcaaatccaatcaacCAAAAACCTCCACGACTTAGACGTAGTGAGAGGGTCATCCGACCACCTTCTAGATACTTGCTCTATGGAGAGTCCTTAGAGGCAGTCTCTATAGAACAAGAGGAAGATCCCATTACGTACAAAGAAGCTATGGAGGATATAGACGCTGACCAATGA